A section of the Gloeobacter violaceus PCC 7421 genome encodes:
- a CDS encoding ferritin-like domain-containing protein, with protein sequence MTVTYPRKFRDQFGAREILAIVVRDREIQNITLNRYRYSEQRACKDLTEVIERLDGQQRELIRDLSRHIHDEARHANWLTELLYDLGAELNVPPGLSYIDEFERLVHDTGGKPGKEIDLDFYLIESLAAINVTEKRGCLYFSAHIHALKNAPQTPENLQIRACIERILPEEAGHVRWGNRWLAQMARTSPQNAERVEAAKRRYTTIEQAAFETSMDITLGAELRRAQWLLEISETLPVWERPGYLMEHLPRILPETQMHRLSLVQIAFQRDPVQFMQQFLPAFLGLGRAAKADAPEAPESSYVRKTA encoded by the coding sequence ATGACTGTTACATACCCGCGGAAGTTCCGTGACCAGTTCGGAGCCCGCGAAATTCTCGCCATTGTCGTCCGGGACCGCGAAATTCAAAACATTACGCTCAACCGCTACCGCTACTCCGAGCAGCGCGCCTGCAAGGATCTCACCGAGGTGATCGAGCGCCTCGACGGTCAGCAGCGTGAACTCATCCGCGACCTCTCGCGCCATATCCACGACGAAGCCCGCCACGCCAACTGGCTGACCGAGCTGCTCTACGATCTGGGGGCAGAACTCAACGTGCCGCCGGGGCTTTCGTATATCGACGAATTCGAGCGCCTTGTCCACGACACCGGCGGCAAGCCCGGCAAAGAGATCGACCTCGATTTTTATCTCATCGAGAGCCTCGCTGCCATCAACGTCACCGAGAAGCGCGGCTGCCTGTATTTTTCCGCCCACATCCACGCGCTCAAGAACGCGCCCCAGACGCCTGAGAACCTCCAGATCCGCGCGTGCATCGAGCGAATTTTGCCGGAGGAGGCGGGGCATGTGCGCTGGGGCAACCGCTGGCTCGCCCAGATGGCCCGCACCTCGCCCCAGAACGCCGAGCGGGTCGAAGCGGCCAAGCGCCGCTACACGACCATCGAGCAGGCAGCCTTCGAGACGAGCATGGATATCACCCTTGGAGCCGAGTTGCGCCGTGCCCAGTGGCTGCTTGAGATCTCCGAGACGCTGCCGGTATGGGAGCGGCCGGGCTACCTGATGGAGCACCTGCCGCGCATTTTGCCCGAGACCCAGATGCACCGGCTGAGCCTCGTTCAGATCGCCTTCCAGCGCGATCCGGTGCAGTTCATGCAGCAGTTTTTGCCTGCATTTCTGGGCCTGGGCCGCGCCGCCAAGGCGGACGCGCCCGAGGCGCCCGAGTCGTCCTACGTACGTAAGACGGCCTGA